The DNA region TGCAAGGCGTTCGCCAGTGCCGACGCTCCGGCACAGTGGGCCTCCATCCGGAGGGGCAGGGTTTTCATGCCGCGCAGGAACAGGTAGCCCTCAAACGGCCCCAGCGACGCGCCGATATGTCTTAAACCGACGCCGCGCAGTTCGGCCAGCATGTCCGCAGGTCCGGCCACGATGCCGCCAATGGCGTCGCCATGCCCGCCCAGGTACTTGGTGGCGCTGTGCATCACCAGATCAAAACCGTGTTCAATGGGCCGCGTCAGGTATGGCGTGCTGAAGGTGCTGTCGGCCACCGTCAGCGCCCCTACCGTCTTGGCCGCCTGTGCCACCCGCGTCAGATCGAGGATGCCCAGACGCGGGTTGGTGGGCGTTTCCAGCCAGACCATCCGAGTCTTCGGAGTCAATTTGCTTTCCAGATCGGCCTCGTCGTGCGCCTCGTGGACGGTCACGCCGAATTTGCCCGCCACTTCCAGCAGGAAGCCCTCTGTGCCGCCGTAAAGGGGAGCCAGAAAGACAACTTCATCCCCCGGCTTGAGCAGTGTCATGGCGATGGCCGACACTGCTCCCATGCCGCTGGCGAAGGCCACGGCGTCCTGCGCGCCCTCCAGATCGGCCAGTTTTTCCTCAAAGGCGCGGACGGTGGGGTTGGTCACGCGCGAGTAGAAGTAGCCGCTTTCCTCGCCCGCAAACAGGCGCTGGCCGCGCTCGGCGCTGCCGTAGGCGAAGGTGCTGGTGGCGTAAATCGGCGTGGCGTGCGCGCCCGTGGCTGGGTCGATCCCCTGCCCTGCGTGAACGGCGCGCGTGCGAAAGCCGCGTGAATCTGAATTGGACATGTGATTACTGTACGCCACGCCACCTAACGGGCGTTCGTTAGGGGTGGACGGGGAGAGGGATGTTGTACAGCATTTGGAGTGGCTCCCACGGTTAACCCCTCCGGCGCTACGCGCCACCTCCCCTTAGAAGGGAGGCAAGAAAACTCTTGCTTGGCACGGTTTTCTACGCTTCTCGGTTCCCTTTTGAGGGGAGCTGGCCGCACAGCGGACTGGCTGGCACAGCTCCGCAGGAGAGGGGTTTCTTTTCGCCCGCTAAGCTGTGCCCATGCTGCCCACCCTGGCCGAGTTGCTGACCCTCTCCGCCTTCGCGGGTGCAGAGGTCAGGAGTGGTCACGCCCGACTGGAGGGGCCGATCACCTGGGTTCATGTCTCCGAGATCAGTGATGCGGCCCGTTTTCTCAGCGGCGGGGAACTGCTGCTCAGCACGGGGACACCGCTGATCGGGGAGGATGCTGCGGTTTACATCCGCTCGCTGGCCGCTGGCGGGGCGCACGGGCTGGCATTGGAGCTGGTGCGCGAGGTGCGTGAACTCCCACTGGCAGTGCTGGAGGCGGCCCATGAGACCGACTTTCCGCTGATCGTCTTTGGGCAGGAGGTCAACTTTGCGGAACTGACCCGCGCCGCCCACGCCCGGATTCTCAGGCCGCCCGCCGCTGTCAGCCCGCCCTCGCTGGCCCCCCTGACCGACGCCCTGAACGAGACGGGCCGCGCCGCCGATTTCGTGGCCTCGCATCTGGGCGCAGTGCTGGCATTGCCACCGCGCCCGCGCCTGACCCTGCTGGACACCCTGACCGCACTCCTGGCCTGCAATTTCAATGTGGCCGAATCCGCCCGCAGCTTGGGCGTGCGCCGTCAGACGGTCTATTACCGCCTGGAACAGTTGCGGGCCATGCTGGGCGATCTGGATGACCCCCGGCGGCAACTGGGGCTGCTGCTGGCGCTGGAACTATCCAGAGGTTCCTGAGAACGCCGTCTTTTGGACACCCTGTCTCTTGAGTCGGGTACGGCGAAAGGAGGACAATAGCCCCAGCATCCCGCTCCACAACTCTTGCCCGGAGGTTCGTCCATGACCAGTACCGAAGAGCGCCCATCCGTCTCTGAACCCGTCGCCTCTGCCCACGACATCGCCCAGGAAATAGCCCAGCAAAACCGTGACTACACCATGTTCTCGTGGTCCGTGCAGGGCGGGCCGCTGCCCCCCGTGATGACCGGGGGCAAAGGCAGTCACTTTTTTGACGGCGATGGCAACAACTGGCTAGATTTTTCCAGCCAGTTGATCAACCTGAACATCGGCCACCAGCACCCGCGTATGCTGGAAGCCATCAAAAAGCAGGTGGATACCATGTGCTTCGCTGGGCCGTCCTTCGCCACCGAGCCGCGCGGCAAGCTAGGGCAAAAGCTGGCCGAGGTCACCGGGCTGGCCAAGACCTTCTTCACCCTGGGCGGCAGCGAGGCCAACGAGAACGCCATCAAGATCGCCCGGCTGGTGACAGGTCGCGATAAGATCATCACCCGTTACCGCAGTTACCACGGCGCGACGATGGGCAGCATGACCGCTTCCGGCGATCCGCGTCGCTGGCCGGTGGAGCCGGGAGTGCCAGGCGTAGTGCGCGCCTTTGACCCGTACTGCTACCGCTGTCCTTTCGGAAAGACGCCGGATTCGTGTGGCCGCGAATGCGTGTCGCACATCGACGAGATCATTCAGATGGAAGGGCCGGACAGCATCGCCGCGATTCTGGTCGAGGGCATCACGGGCAGCAACGGCCTGCTGGTGCCGCCCGACGACTACTATCTCAAACTGCGCGCCCTGTGCGACAAGTACGGCATCCTGCTGATCACCGACGAAGTGATGAGCGGCTTCGGGCGCACCGGCAAATGGCTGGCGACGCAGCACTACGGCATCAAGCCCGACATCGTGACCTGCGCCAAGGGCCTGACGAGCGGATATATGCCGCTGGGCGCGTGCATCGTGAGTCAGCCCATCGCCGACTACTTCGACACGCACATGCTGTGGGGCGGCCTGACCTACAGCGGACACCCGGTCTGCTGCGCCGCCGCCGTGGAGAATCTGGCGATCTATGAGGACGAGGGCCTGTTTGAAAACGCGCTGGAATTGGGCGCGTACCTGGGACAGCGCCTGGAGGCCATGAAGGCCAGATACGCCTGCGTGGGCGACGTGCGCTACAAGGGCCTGTTCAGCGTTCTGGAGCTGGTCA from Deinococcus sp. AJ005 includes:
- a CDS encoding PucR family transcriptional regulator; amino-acid sequence: MLPTLAELLTLSAFAGAEVRSGHARLEGPITWVHVSEISDAARFLSGGELLLSTGTPLIGEDAAVYIRSLAAGGAHGLALELVREVRELPLAVLEAAHETDFPLIVFGQEVNFAELTRAAHARILRPPAAVSPPSLAPLTDALNETGRAADFVASHLGAVLALPPRPRLTLLDTLTALLACNFNVAESARSLGVRRQTVYYRLEQLRAMLGDLDDPRRQLGLLLALELSRGS
- a CDS encoding PLP-dependent aspartate aminotransferase family protein, encoding MSNSDSRGFRTRAVHAGQGIDPATGAHATPIYATSTFAYGSAERGQRLFAGEESGYFYSRVTNPTVRAFEEKLADLEGAQDAVAFASGMGAVSAIAMTLLKPGDEVVFLAPLYGGTEGFLLEVAGKFGVTVHEAHDEADLESKLTPKTRMVWLETPTNPRLGILDLTRVAQAAKTVGALTVADSTFSTPYLTRPIEHGFDLVMHSATKYLGGHGDAIGGIVAGPADMLAELRGVGLRHIGASLGPFEGYLFLRGMKTLPLRMEAHCAGASALANALQGHPAIEALYYPGLKDHPGHEVAARQMRAFGGLVSIDLGDMGAAMTFLNSLKLFTQAVSLGDVESLTCHPASTTHALLGEEALLRQGVTPGLVRMSVGIEDPDDLVKDVLAALEKVRVKELA
- a CDS encoding aminotransferase class III-fold pyridoxal phosphate-dependent enzyme; the protein is MFSWSVQGGPLPPVMTGGKGSHFFDGDGNNWLDFSSQLINLNIGHQHPRMLEAIKKQVDTMCFAGPSFATEPRGKLGQKLAEVTGLAKTFFTLGGSEANENAIKIARLVTGRDKIITRYRSYHGATMGSMTASGDPRRWPVEPGVPGVVRAFDPYCYRCPFGKTPDSCGRECVSHIDEIIQMEGPDSIAAILVEGITGSNGLLVPPDDYYLKLRALCDKYGILLITDEVMSGFGRTGKWLATQHYGIKPDIVTCAKGLTSGYMPLGACIVSQPIADYFDTHMLWGGLTYSGHPVCCAAAVENLAIYEDEGLFENALELGAYLGQRLEAMKARYACVGDVRYKGLFSVLELVKDKAMKEPLAPFGGTSAEMGQLAAHLRSKHVYAYSRFNFLWVCPPLVVTKEELDAGLDVYEEALALVDATLAGAVAAD